A genomic window from Cytobacillus suaedae includes:
- a CDS encoding helix-turn-helix transcriptional regulator — MNSIGENIKVYREQRSMTKQELALKVRVGTGTIEKYENGEQTPDVQTILKISTVLDIPASELMEQETTDSTVGIDSEIELLIKEIGIKKSKLILRKAKEFSEEDFLRVMQMLYEIKYNDKNNLV, encoded by the coding sequence ATGAATAGTATAGGTGAGAACATTAAAGTTTATCGTGAACAACGTAGTATGACTAAGCAGGAACTCGCTTTAAAAGTACGTGTGGGAACAGGGACTATTGAGAAGTATGAAAACGGAGAACAGACACCTGATGTTCAAACAATCTTAAAAATTTCAACCGTCCTTGATATCCCAGCTTCAGAACTTATGGAACAAGAAACTACAGACTCAACAGTTGGGATAGATTCAGAGATTGAATTGCTTATTAAAGAAATTGGAATAAAAAAATCAAAACTAATCTTACGAAAAGCTAAGGAATTTTCTGAAGAAGATTTTCTCCGCGTCATGCAAATGTTATATGAAATTAAGTATAACGATAAAAATAATTTAGTTTAA
- a CDS encoding alpha/beta hydrolase, with protein MTLVSPQFKVNVQGIDIYYELYTHRDLNKPVLVLIHGFLSSTFSYRRLIPLLQEEYTVLALDLPPFGRSGKSTKMNYSYQNIAHVVIKLLNHLNYSRVSLVGHSMGGQISLNIAKQCPDLIDKIVLLSSSGYMKRLPSPLIYSSYFPFFHLYVKRHLAKQGIDRNLYNVVHDHSIIDEDMRKGYLEPFYDDNIFRALTRMIRHREGDLPPEELQRIETPSLLIWGQEDKVVPITIGERLHKDLPNSSFISLSKTGHLVPEEKPLLVHEKIAQFI; from the coding sequence ATGACGTTAGTATCTCCTCAGTTTAAAGTAAATGTCCAAGGTATAGACATTTATTATGAGTTATATACCCATAGGGATCTCAATAAGCCTGTGCTTGTCCTTATTCATGGGTTCCTCTCTTCAACCTTTAGCTACAGACGACTTATTCCCTTATTACAAGAAGAGTATACTGTACTGGCCTTAGACTTGCCACCATTCGGTCGTAGTGGTAAATCTACAAAAATGAATTACTCCTATCAGAATATAGCTCATGTTGTGATTAAGCTACTTAATCATCTTAACTATTCTCGCGTAAGTTTAGTCGGACATTCAATGGGAGGGCAAATTTCTTTAAATATCGCAAAACAATGCCCAGATCTAATTGATAAAATTGTATTACTTAGTAGTTCTGGTTATATGAAGAGATTGCCCTCACCTTTAATTTATTCAAGTTATTTTCCTTTTTTCCATCTATATGTAAAACGCCATCTTGCAAAACAAGGAATCGATCGTAATCTTTACAATGTTGTTCACGATCATTCGATTATTGATGAAGATATGAGGAAAGGGTATCTTGAGCCTTTTTACGATGATAATATCTTTAGAGCCTTAACAAGAATGATTAGACATCGGGAAGGTGACTTACCACCTGAAGAACTACAAAGAATCGAGACACCTAGTTTATTAATATGGGGACAAGAGGACAAGGTGGTCCCTATAACTATTGGAGAACGGCTGCATAAAGACCTTCCTAATTCTTCTTTTATCTCCTTGTCTAAAACTGGTCATCTTGTTCCTGAAGAAAAGCCCTTATTAGTTCATGAGAAAATAGCTCAGTTTATCTAA
- a CDS encoding DUF1871 family protein, whose protein sequence is MDMQNVNLQIMFLLENWDPLGHGLGSYETEAVDVLQAVHQIDDPKELATKIQVIFEFSFEQLIPLSDCKEMAEKLLMIKNNSTCDL, encoded by the coding sequence ATGGATATGCAAAATGTTAATTTACAGATTATGTTCCTGCTTGAGAATTGGGATCCTCTAGGTCATGGCCTTGGGTCATATGAAACAGAAGCAGTTGATGTTCTTCAAGCTGTACACCAGATAGATGATCCTAAGGAACTTGCAACTAAAATCCAGGTAATCTTTGAATTCTCGTTTGAACAGCTGATTCCTTTATCAGATTGTAAAGAAATGGCTGAGAAATTACTGATGATCAAAAATAACTCCACCTGCGACTTGTAG
- a CDS encoding pyridoxal phosphate-dependent aminotransferase — MNFDNEISRNGTNSVKWDLNERVFGTKDVLPMWVADMDFQAPEMVIKELAQKVNHGIYGYSVPLTETNEAILGWLKRRHQWILNSSSITYSPGVVFAISMVIQEFTNPGDKILIQSPIYTPFFEMIEKNNRTVMNSPLILKNNRYYIDFDELEKNLDPSVKLFLLCNPHNPGGRVWSREELLRLGEICLKHNILIVSDEIHSDLIIGDQTHIPFASISEEFADQSITLIAPSKTFNLAGLQASATIISNRSLRARFDRRQQQQGFFTLGTFGITGMEAAYLHGDEWLDNLLEYLRQNVSYLIHFIETNLPKVKVIRPEASYLVWLDCRELGLTDSELKDVLIKKGKLGLEPGHKYGPGGEGFVRINIGCPLSTLKEGLSRLKVALS, encoded by the coding sequence TTGAACTTTGATAATGAAATCAGCCGTAATGGAACTAACTCTGTAAAATGGGATTTAAATGAAAGAGTATTTGGAACAAAGGATGTTCTTCCAATGTGGGTGGCTGATATGGATTTTCAAGCTCCCGAGATGGTGATAAAAGAACTAGCACAAAAGGTCAACCATGGGATTTACGGTTATTCAGTACCCTTGACAGAGACAAATGAAGCTATTTTGGGATGGCTAAAGCGAAGGCACCAATGGATACTCAATTCTAGTTCAATAACATACAGTCCTGGAGTCGTTTTCGCAATCAGTATGGTCATTCAAGAGTTTACAAACCCGGGAGATAAAATTCTCATTCAATCACCCATTTATACCCCTTTCTTTGAAATGATAGAGAAGAATAATCGGACCGTGATGAACAGTCCACTAATTTTAAAAAATAACCGCTATTATATTGACTTTGACGAATTAGAAAAGAATTTAGATCCTTCTGTTAAACTATTTCTTCTTTGTAATCCTCATAATCCAGGTGGAAGAGTGTGGTCAAGAGAAGAACTTTTAAGATTAGGGGAAATCTGTCTAAAGCACAATATACTTATTGTTTCTGATGAGATTCATTCGGACCTAATAATTGGGGATCAAACACATATTCCTTTTGCTTCGATTTCAGAAGAGTTTGCTGATCAATCCATCACGTTAATTGCACCTAGTAAAACCTTTAATTTGGCTGGCTTGCAAGCTTCCGCGACAATTATTTCAAATAGGTCCTTACGTGCAAGGTTTGATAGAAGGCAACAACAACAAGGCTTCTTCACTTTGGGCACATTTGGCATTACCGGTATGGAGGCAGCCTATTTACACGGAGACGAGTGGTTGGATAATTTACTTGAGTATTTGCGCCAAAATGTTTCCTATCTAATCCATTTCATAGAAACAAATCTCCCTAAGGTTAAAGTAATAAGACCTGAAGCAAGTTATCTAGTTTGGTTGGATTGTAGAGAACTAGGATTAACAGACTCCGAGCTTAAGGATGTCCTTATCAAGAAGGGCAAATTAGGATTAGAGCCTGGCCACAAGTATGGGCCTGGTGGCGAAGGATTTGTTCGAATAAATATAGGATGTCCTTTAAGTACACTTAAAGAGGGACTAAGTAGGCTGAAGGTGGCTTTGTCGTAG